Genomic DNA from Pempheris klunzingeri isolate RE-2024b chromosome 22, fPemKlu1.hap1, whole genome shotgun sequence:
ttaaattatCACTATGACCCAAATTCTGAACATTTACAAATGTTCATCTTCAAAAGGCCAAATGACCCAGTGGGATATTAGTGAATCTTGTTTGTGTCCAAATTGAATAAAGAATATACTACTATCAGGTGACTCAGCCACAGCACGTCGTGTTTAATGCAAACTTAAAAAGCTAATCGATAATCAAAGAAGTGACAGCTGAACCATGAGCTGAGCTCAAAATGAATTTCTTCAGAAGGGGGCGCTGTttactgaaaatgtatttttcattcagCCAATCAGTGTCGAGGAACAACGGAAGTCATCACTGTCTGTCCAATCACAGCTGTCGTTGTTGGGAGGTCATTTATTGACAAGAAGAGAAGGTGACTCCTCGGCGAGCGGGGCTGCAGACGGTACAAATCTGAtcataaaaccaaaaagacGACTGCTGTTTGCCGTCTAAGCAGCCATGTCTTCTTTTGGGAGGGCTCTGGGAGTCCTCCGGGCCGGATCTCGGCTCCTCGGGCGCAGTCAAAAGATGACGATCAGAAAGTAAGTGTGCTCGTCAATGCTATTGTGAAGCCCGCTAGCATCTTAGCTTCTACGCAAGCTGTCGAAAACGACTTGCCAACACAACGGAAAAGCAAAATTAGTCCACTTATGATACTAGAAACGCCACCATGAATATTAATCTATGTTCCACTTCATTCAACACTGGCTTTAAATGAGTGTTTGTGGTGTAGGGGCAGCGGCGGACCGCCTCAGTACAGGCAGTATCCTCTGATAACCAAGAAACAGACATTTGACGCGGAGCTCATCAGCGGTGCCATGTGGTTCTGGATCCTTTGGCACTGCTGGCACGATCCTGATGCAGTCCTGGTAAGTCAGCATGTATGATTGTGTGCGTCTTTGTTGCCAACACTAATTCAGTCTAATGCAACAGCCCTGCAGCAAATCTTGCACACACGTTGTGTGTCAGAGGTGTAGGTTAATCTATAGAGACATTTGGGGTTATTCTGTTAAACTGTAGTGTGTTatcctggagacacacacacacacacacacttactttcTGGCAACTCGACCGTGCAGCCCATTTCTGTTGAAGTACCTCCTTATTGTGCATCTTCAAAACAGCcacaccactttttttttggagttgGAGTTGCTTGTAGGTTTTTCTTTGCATCCTCAAACACCTTTCCTGGCAGTTGTGGCTGAAATCTTAGTTGGTCTACCTGACCCTGGCTTGGTATCCACAGACCCATTCATTTTCCACTTCTTTATCAGAGTTTGAACACTACTAGTTGGCATTTTCAAATCTTTGGATATCTTTTTATATCCTTTTCCTGATTTATAAAGTTCAACTACCTTTTCTCGCCAGTCCTTGGGCAGTTCTTTTGCTTTCCTCATGGTCCTCAGTGTCCAGAAGAAATGTGCAGGGCTCTCTCCAGAGCTAAGAAACACTGACtatttatacacagacacaggtgtGGACACTTaccccttgtgtgtgtgtgtgtgtgtgtgtgtgtgtgtgtgtgtgtgtgtgtgtgtgtgtgtgtgtgtgtgtgtgtgtgtgtgtgtgtgtgtgtgtgtgtgtgtgtgtgtgtgtgtgtgtacattatcAGGCCAAACATTCAAGGGTATATAAACTTTTAATCAGGGCCATTTGGGTGATTTCAGTTATCATTATGATGATTatgtgataataaataaatgtgtgcagtTTTACAGACATTACAGGAACGTATCGGGCTCATTTTGGAtgtaaaatggaaatgttaaaTTAAGGTTCTTCCCTCTGCTGCAGGGTCACTTCCCCTGGCCTGATGCGTCTGCATGGACAGATGAGGAGCTGGGAATCCCACCAGATGATGAAGAATAAGGTGAGTTCTCAGGTTTCCCCTGCTTAAATGAATACTGGTACACTTACCAGTCGGTAATCAAATTGTTACAGACATTCACTTCCGACCCAGTGGCGTCCTCTTACTCAGCGCTGGCTGCAGGTCACCCCCCCAGAACCTCACACTTCTGCTTTTGGTCTGGTCTGCGGGTAGAAGCCGTTCCTGTTTCTGGTTGTTTTGGTGTGCAGCGATCTGTAGCGTCCACCAGGGAGGAGGAGTTTGAACACGTAATGTTCAGGGTGTGATGGGTTTGTAGTGACGTTTCTTGCCTTGACTCTAGACAGTGATGGATGGTTGCAGAGTAGAACAGGATGAGCGGCTCCTGAGGCAGGCTGAACTTCCGGAGCTGGAACAGGAAGTACATCCTCTGTCCGTTGTGTCGCTTACAAACTTCAGGATTCTCGGTTCTCCTGAGGTGCTGGTGGTGTAGAGGGAGCAGAGCGGGAGGGGGGGGATGACTTTCCTGGTGCTGGGTGTGAGATATGTTGGTATTGATATGGAGTCGCTGAATTTTCctgaatatttgttttgcaaGAAGCACTCAAATCAGATAGAAAGATGTCCTGTTTGTCCAATGTAGTAATACATTTGAGCTTGGATTCAGGGTCACCGCCTGTCTAAGGAGGGAATGTTACGCTGTTATTCCGccttgctgtctgtctgtaagcCAGCAGTAATGGAGCTGAACTGACGTCTGTATAGACAGAGTGAACTGGCTGTTGCTCTCTTACTTCACATCTGTCAGACTTTTGTTTCTGGATTGCAGGCATGCTTTCTGACATCACAGCACGTTTCGGTCcagtgtttaaaataaaatggcGTTCTGACAGGTCTTCTTTATTGTGATGTTGTGGGAAAATGGCTACAGTGTCACCTACATGAAGGTATTGAAAGAAACCATGAattttctattaaaatatttacaaaatcaaaagAATAAGCACGAAAATCCAGGACAAAGAGCTGTGTCATATGCAACCTGCACAGTAATAATTTCTGGTACTGAATTTGTCACTGCCTCACATAATATGGACGCCCTGaagaagaagcactaaaatcCAATATGGAGCGGTGTTGAGGTTTTGTGTTGTTATAGTAAGAAAAGGAGTCATTAAAATTGACGACTGTGCCGTTCACCTGTGTTTCAGGTtgtcaaaatgtcctccatTGATGGCGATTGTCTAAAAGAAATCCTGTGCTGTAGCATCGAGCCGTTTTTTACACTCTTTGTTAGGAatgctaatgtgtttttctcagtaaaaTTGACACCTAACACCATGTCTGCTACAAACCCACCATTATCTTGATTAAAAACTATGTTGCCTCTTAACAATGTTTATGCTGTAGCAGTGACAGTATGTAGGTCGACGTATTGCGTTTAAATTTAGCACCCACCTCTTTTAATCTGTGGGCATGTCTAATGTGATCAGACTGCCGTGATGACTTTATTAGGCATACTTAggtaaaactaatgcagtctaatgcaacagtcctgcaataaatgcTCCCTTGATGACGGCTGTAATGTTCAGCTGTTGTTGAAGCAGCGTTAGAGAGGTGTACTCAGCTTCATCATTTTGGAGGCCACAGTTTGTGGTGGTGTCGAGCTGCGTTGTACTGTGCAGAGAAGTCTTGTGTTTTAGTGTAACCTCGTGGATATAAATGGGATGGATAGATAACAGAAACGCCCGTCAGTACCGTTCAACAGCAAACGACACCCTCAGATACTAAAACTGAGTCATCACCTCTCAAACAGTGGCAACAAAAACGCACAACcatcatgaagggaggatttgCTGCAGGACTGATTAGACAGCAGTAGTTTTTAGCTAGATGTACCTAAAACTGGAAACTGTATTTGTAGTTTTAGCCATCGTTATTAACAttatgctgttttctgtttgtagaTCACCATGAGGGATTCAAGCTGCTGGACAAGTCTCCTCTGAAAGTCATTGTTGTACATAGACTAATAAAATTATCTTTAACTATAGGAAACCTGTTGTCTTTTTATGCAGAGCCACGGTAAATTATGACATGAATGTCTACACGTCGTTAGATTGGGCTGGAAAAAAGTACATATgttatttcattagtt
This window encodes:
- the ndufb2 gene encoding NADH dehydrogenase [ubiquinone] 1 beta subcomplex subunit 2, mitochondrial; translation: MSSFGRALGVLRAGSRLLGRSQKMTIRKGSGGPPQYRQYPLITKKQTFDAELISGAMWFWILWHCWHDPDAVLGHFPWPDASAWTDEELGIPPDDEE